In the genome of Labrus bergylta chromosome 7, fLabBer1.1, whole genome shotgun sequence, the window ctgataagtaggattcaaaccaacttaaagcagtccctgtaattccaagcaaatgctccagtctgtacaacaggatccgatggtcaatggtgtcaaaagcagcactaagatctaacaagacaagcacagagagaagtcccctgtctgaagctagaagtagatcgtttgtaactttaactagtgcagtctcagtgctatggtggactctaaatcctgactgaaactcttcaaataaactgttgtcatggagaaagtcacacagctgattagctaccaccttctccaggatcttcgagataaaaggaaggttggatataggcctatagttagctagagttcctgaatctagagtaagCTTTTTAAGTAGatgtttgattaccgctactttaaatgcctgtggtacatagcctgccagtaaagacgaattgatcatatctaatataaagttgctaactaagggaaaaacttccttaaacagcttggttgggattgggtccaaaagacaggttgacggtttcgacgcagaaaaaatggaatatagctctgaaaggtcgattggagaaaaacagtcgagactaatatctggtcctggagcTGTCTCTGCTGTATCAGacgtatccgcaccaggtaagggcaggaggttaccaattttgtcacggatgtttagaattttgttgttgaaaaaactcaggaagtcattactgctgagggcgaaaggaatacaaggctcaatggagccatgactctctgtcagcctggctacagtgctgaaaaggtatctaggattgcctttgttttcctcgataagagaggagtagtaggcagctcgagtgtgactatcctgccagaataaacgagattctaccgttttggtcgagcgccatattctttcaaaattccgcgatgattgttttagagtacgggtttctgagttgaaccatggagccactctccgccgcttgacaacccTCCGTtccaggggagcaatcgaatcaagagtaactctcagcgaatccactgcactatcaacaaactgatctaactgagagggactaaagctatcataagagtttccaactgggttgaaacatggtactgaatcaaaagcagctgaaatagcttccttaaatctagccacagcactatcagacaaacttctagagagcacacctcttccaagcagagataattctggcaGGACAAAGTTGAatgtaataaggaaatggtctgatagaagaggattttctaggaaaactgtaaggttatggatttcaatgccattagctaaaacaagatccagggtgtgactgaaacgatgagtaggttcatTTACaacctgggtgaaaccaatagagtctaatagtgacatgaaagctgtgctaaggctatcattataaacatccacatggatattgaagtcacctacaacaattattctatcactgctaaggactaaatctgataaaaattctgcaaattcagatagaaactcagaatatggaggagggcggtaaactacaacaactagaactggctgaaaggttcttgagactggatgtgaaagactaagaacaaggctttcaaaagaagaaaaattcatcTTTGGttgagggttaactagaagaccagaattaaaaatagctgctactccaccacctcgtccggtgtctcgaggtatatgagtacaaaaatgactgggaggagtggattcattcaaactaacatattcatctcgacacagccaggtttcagtcaaaaaaagtaaatcaatatgctgatctgatatcagatcatccactaaaagagatttggatgctaaggacctaatgttcaaaagtccgcagtgaatcttctgattttatagcaaaatcgtattcgtagttttgattctaatgagattttgacgatttacgccatttggatgacttataaaaacgggtctgggccgggggacagacacagtacctatagtataactacagttcgattcagaattacagctatagtgactgggagacagatctaagggaggcgcagagaagcgtgtaagactgcagctctgcctcctggtctgaactctgttttgttgtcaaggttttggactaataacctctgctatgtttctagataatagagctgcaccgtccaaagtgggatgggtgccgtctctagctagcagaccaggtttttcccaaaaagactgccagttatctatgaagcccacatcgtgtgctggacaccacctcgacagccagcggttgagtgatgacatgcggctatacatgtcatcactggtctgatttgggaggggtccagagaacactacggagtccgacatcatcttagcaaaagtacacaccgactccacattaaccttagtgacttccgactggcgtagtcgggagtcattagtgcTGACATGAATTACAattgtatcaaatctacctttagtctttgtcagcaactttaaatgagatgcgatgttgcccgctctggccccggggatacacctaactatgcccgctgacttcgctagcttcacgtttcggactatggagtctccaataatcagagttttattctcagtgggtgtgtcgctgagtggggaaaattagtttgaaacgtgaagtggttggtggggaaccgtgtgcttcgattttcgactatgcttccctcggacagtaacccagccactgCCTCCCGGCTgctgctaagctaagctaagagtaggtacacagtaacacagtacagaggagaacagaacagaaaatgatgcaatacgctcacTCCGTAGTTCgctgctcaggtgctgctctctgctctgctcaggtgctgctcgctgctctgctcaggtgctgctcgctgctctgctcaggtgctgctctctgctctgctcaggTGCTACTCGCTGCTCTCGTCTCGTGATGCTGTTGCAGTCTTCTCTCAGCGCAACGATGCGTCAAGAgatacaagatcccaggagaactacaagatcacaagagaactacaagatcacaagagaaggagtctgtatgttgagttttattttgaaattcactGGATGCtctgtttccttgtctgacttcttgTCTGGAATGATCTGCTTTTCTCAGCTTGAAATGTGCTTGCAGCGAGCTCCATTGAAAATTGACTCGGTGCTTATTGGAAGAGTAACAGAGCggagtggcgctgctggcacacTCCACAGACGGACCTGTGTGTGCTGTGGAAACATAGTTATTGACAAGAGTAGGAGTGAACGGCACTGATGCAACACAGCGCACAttgagtatgtggaaattggcagtaatTAGTCAATATATGTCGGTTTTATTCAATTGATTATGTCCATACAGCAGAGATGTAAAGTCAGTCAGGATGTCCCGTCTCAACATCGAGGCTTCTCTGATGTTTCCCTATGAACACGGTGTGACATCAGACATCCACCTTAAGACATTTACTGTGCAATCAAAGGTTACTTTGACTTTCTGACTCTCAAACTGCAGCACATATACTCATATATACATATGAATACAATGTTATATAAGTAGAGAAAGTCGTGTTCTTATACAACACAATCAAGATCCTGTTTTTAAACCTAACCAACTTGTTTTGACTGTTCCCAAATGTTCCCATTTTCTCTCAGATGGTTTTTTCTATGAGGACGTCCTGATGACGGCCAACATGAtccaaaaaaaacctctcctgAGGTTTGTAACGAGGCGTTTGAAGAAACAACCCCAGAAGCTGGACGACTATTTGATCATTTCAActcatttgaatgattttttgGCTTCATAAAAACCCGGCAGTTTTCTCCTGTgtgaaataaaagatgaataGTTTTTGGCAGAATGCAACGCTGAGCATAAATGAGCAACAATGACCAACAAAGGCTCGATGTTCAGCACAGAGTCCCTCAGGCGTTCTCTTGGAATGAATCCGTCAGACTCATTTCAGGAGATGTTTCACCAAGAGATTTAATCACCCTCAGGTCGATTTTTCAACATCCCTGCTCTGCTTCAGAAACCTgactctctcttctttctgcaTGACGACATGTTTGCCCAGATAACGCTGTCTGGAGCATTAAGCATTAAGCATAAAGCGtgctgtcatttcctgtttgtaaGCGTCATGGTCACGGGTGGAAAAGCCTGGTTTGACTACAAAACAGCGGAGCCCTCATCCTTAGATTCATCCTGACATCTCTTGTGTAATCGCAGAAGACGAGCATGGACTTGACTGAGCATCACTGAGTCTCCTGGATTCCCGGTTTGAACCTCTTTCTGAGGCGGGTAGGAGAACGTGAACTCTGCTTCGTACTCGAGTGTCTTTGTTCTCCTCGAGCCCTCTCCAGCAGCAGCGTCTGATGTTTCTGTGAAGTGCGTCCTCTGCTCAGGTTTTTAGTATTTTCAATGACTCCCCAGAGCACGTTGCCTTCATTGATGCCAAATAATCATCTGGCACTTCACCCGGCGGACGCCATCCAGGCGTGACACCGAGTTGGACTATTTGCTGCGTTAGACTCCAGCGTCAGAATGAATCAACCTGACTCACTGAATGCACCAGGGGACACCAATTTGTAAAATTATGTAAAATATCCTCAAATgagtcaaacacaaacaggaacatCTGAGTTCAAATGAAGCTGCTTCTGCCGGCTTCAAAGAGGGTTACGTTAACTTCCTGTTCAGCAGGATTTTTGCTGCTCTCcggtgctgggagaagagagtctatgttaCTGTCAATATCCACATACTGTAGTCCATCAGATGGCTCGAaccctgccccactggatctgtttctgagGAAGATTTTGATAATCagttggtgcctgttttgacgtcatgtcgataaagtgatgaaaaatatgatcaaATATGAGCTCAAAAATAGAGATTGAAGCGGAGCGTAGTGGCActgctggcacgctccagaGATGGAGCTTTGACTAGAGTGGTAGTGCGTAGCGCTGACGGACCGTGGCGTGCACAAAGTATGTGAAAATTGGGGGTATGGTTGCATTGGAACGTGAGACATTTTGCCAGATTTTCCAGTTTTAAGTGGTTAGGACTTGGGTTGTCAGTGATGAAATCTGTTACTGTGTGGTGGGCTATGATTATTTGTTGTTATGTGTGGGGTCTCTCTCATTTTCAGAATCTGTTCAGATGTTAAAAATCCTTCAGTGTGGGCCGGGCTCCCACTGACTCGTTTGACATCCCCGCCTCACAGCGACACATTCAGTCTGTCCTCTGCTTGTTCGAAGTCAAAGTTACGGCTCTACAAAGTACATGTTGTACTTTCACTCTGAGGTCACAGCCTGCGGTAATGACAGAGAACACACATCAGGGGGCGACTGTCATGGAACTAACCAATCAGAAGCTGGATATCGACTGGCGCAGAGCTTAAGCCTCAAAAAGGacacaggtttaaaaacacctgAATATCACATGATAACTGGTGTTTAATAAATCTGTTTCTTAACAAGATAGTTCACTTTCCCTGTCTGggattgtttctgttttctcagcGAGTCCTCCAGTCTAATCTGGACCCCCCGCTCAGGGACACTTGAGGAGGGTGGGGAACTGTTTTAGTTTTTCTCTGCATCCAGCTGTTCTCGTGTGTTTACTCAAAGTGAGTCACATATGTTCAGGATCCAGCTGAATCAGATTCAGCAGACTAGACGCTGAAGTCCACAGGGGGCCGCGAACCAGAACAAATAAGAGAGTTATATACAGTACACTTACGCTACAAAACTTTTGATTAAAATGTCTCTAACTAAGTACAGTATGGGATTGTTACAGATGATGATAATCCCAGGACTGTATTTCATTCTGGTCTCAGTCATCAGATAGTAGCACAGAATTCAGCCTGTCGCCCGTTCTGAAGTTTAAACACTCTTAATATACTAAAGAGGGACCTCCTTTAAATATTATTCACAGATTATAAAATTTGTCAAAGACTGGGTATGTTTCAGGGTCTCTACTAACAAGACTTCAACAAGAATCCTGTTCAGATCATTTTGTCTAATTCTACACTGAAAAACAATAAGAATGCGCTAAAAACAGAATCAGCATTTTGCCTCTCACAATGTGTGCAGGGATTTTAATTGAATTGCAATTTTTGCTATTTAGTTGCAAGTCCTGTAGACCATACCAGTCTGCTGTGGACTGCTCATAACTCAATGATTATAACAAAACACCGCTTTGGCTAaactaacatgctaacatgctataTGCTAACTTCTAACTGGAAAATCAATAGAGTcataaaaacaattttattCATGATATTGTCTCATTTCCAAATCTGTCCTGAAACAATGTTTGGAGGACAGCCATCTTTCTTTTTGGATCACACCAGTCACGATCTTAGAAAGAGTTTGAGCTGCAGTGTTGATCAGATCTGAACCTTGAAATGTCTTCAGTTTCTGGATGTGTCTTTAAAGTACCTTCTATACTGAGAGGGTGATACAGCAGCACTCTGAccttttgtgctgtttttaggCTGTGAGGTGAGTGGGTGGAATAAGTGTGAACACGACAGAAGTAAATGGGCTGTAACTGTGCTCAGAGTCAGTGTGTCAAATCTGAAAATATTACACTGAAAGCCCTGCAGTCTGCCGATAGGCTCCACTGACCTCATTAAACTCAcggcacagtgtgtgtgtgtgttcgtgtgtgtgtgtctgtgtgtgttttgggcaTGATAATGTGCAGCTGTGTGTTCACAGACCTGTACTTTCCCTGTGTCTGGGCTGTTTGCAGCTTTATATGAGGAAAGATCCACGCAGCCTCGTTAAAGGAGGAGCAAAGTTCACCTCTGAGTTTATAGGTTGGGCTGACTTTATGTAACGTGCTCTCTGTTCTGTCCTTATTTCCTTTTTACTACGTTAAGCCCCGTGGAGCTTTGCATTTAGTAAACATGATGCACGCTCCTGTCACTGCCAACATGTGCTCCAGTAAACTGGACTTCACTGTAAACAAGACAGTAACAGAGCAACTAGGATGACTTAACCGCATCATAGACTTGTTTTACAATCTTCATTCTCTTTGTTAAATCTCTCCTAACAAAGGTTAAGTGCTGGATTTAAGCAATCCAGAGCTGCACACACTTTAACTTTATTGTACTTTTTATTGCTGTGTggattttttattgtatttcctcatctgaagggaaatgtttccagtttgttttcataataCTGAGAGATGCTCTGTTGTTCTTCTTGGACCCTATGGTGGCTGCAACGACCTCTACATAGACCCCGCCCCCCCGGATTCTGGAACCCTCCGTAAAGAATCTGGACGAACAGATGAACTCAGATGTTAAAGCGAGCTTTTACATCTGCGTTTTTATTCAGGGTGAAATCCTATTGAATTTGTAATGATTTCTAGAAGGTTCTTGATTGTTGTAATGCTCTTTACGCTGGCCTCTTTGTCTCGCCTGCAGCTCGCCTTTTAACAGAAACGTGAACGGTGACCCATTTCAGCTTCCCTTCACCGGCTCCCTGTGTTTCAGGAGGGATTTTAAAGATTTCATTACTTAATAAAAATCGCTAAATGTGCTTGCTCCATCTTGCTCCGATCTTTTGAAACTACATCATTTATTACAGACACTAAGATTCAGCGATCAGTTGCTTCGACTGTAACTGTCCCAAGGTCTTTGGGCGctctcacactaggcaatccaaTCAtatcagctacacgcctaactgcAGATAACACACATCGTTTATGAAAACAAAACGGAgccagtgtgtgccagtgatgacatgagctaatcagacctatttgtttttttgaaccaggctgtaaacatgttaatctctgctataaaaacaggcttttttgaatgggtgtgtatgtgacatctTGTGCTTTTGcaccagcctctagtggacactcgaggaactgcaagATTtaacacttcagcatcggcttcaggAGGTTGCTGTTTGataactactgattcagagaagaggtttttaatTGGGCAGATAAAGTCACCTGTTGGAGaaactgactttttttcatCGTCACACGAGAGAAAATCTTTTAATTGTAGGAGTCTgacaccaaaagaagtcatgaaacaaacattggTACCCATATTTTCCCAATCGGTGCATCTCACATacatttttatccctgcacaggttatgtacatttcttgtatatgtctatttttaattgcacggtttaagtttgattcatctagggctattctttaaatctttttttcgggttaatatatatgtatgggaggggggtgTCGgttttttggtttaatttgtaacatatgtttcatgtcatgtatgtCTTTGTAACCAATagaaagtatctatctatctatctatctatctctagtTCGGACATTTTTCCTccatatttgactttttttctcaaagtaACTTTAAGTTCATCATCAATGTTCAGCTTCCTTcttagttatttttatttcaactttattcCCCTCATTGATTCATTTATGCTTGACAGTTTTTCTTTATCGCTGACATATCGACTCTAAACTTCTTTTTTCCGACATGTTCTCCTCTGGTGTTCTTTTCTCATACCTGCTGCCACTCATACTGACAGTTTGAACTTGCATCTCTTTAAACATTTCTCTAATCTTCCTTTTACTTGCTTTCATGTTCGGGCTGCATAAACAGTCCAGGGCACTGATCCTTTGAGTGTTTGGCCACCTTCAGAAACATGTCCAGAACGtctccaaaataaacatttatccCCATCttgtcaaataaaaatcatcCCTGTTAGGATTATCTTCACAGCACAGGGAGTCCGATACAGACTGTGCTGCCCTGAGGCTGCTGGCATGTAAACACTTCACCTCATTTTCTGCTCGCAAATCTGCTCTCCTGTTCCCACAGATCTAAACAGAGACCTTAAAAAGCACCAACACTTCAATCACTGTCACCACAAAGAACATATTTTATTCTCCAAACATTGTTAAGGTCAaaatggcagttttttttttttttacattcacttACTTAAGCttgaacattttacacatcaGCCACGAGAAACTTGAAAAAACTCCACAGACTGATGattgaagcagcagcagcagcagcaggctgagtCCTCCCTGCAGCACAGTGACCAGATGCTTCTGCACAGAGAGAGCTACATAAATCCTGCACCTCCATATATTCAGCTGTCCAGGACCAAAATACAGCATCAGCatgagagtgaggagagttTTTCTTGTGACACAGCGCAGTCAGGAGGAACAGAAACGCAGTGGAGTGGTTTTACACACGAACCTCCTGGTGCGTAATTTACGCGCGCTTGTCCCGTtcttgcttttttaaatttcactcTGTGATAACGAATATAAAATCCATCTGTTGCCAAGTCAATAAATATCTGATATCCCATATGTTCTGTGTTGCACAAAGAACAAATAAGAGACTCACAGTTCAGAAGTCTGTAATGAGTCTAAATATCAGTCAATCATCTTTCATCATGGTGTAACAGTTTTCTATCCCTGCAGTGTTTCCGTGTCGCCGTGGTCCGTTAACACAGACAGCCGGTAGTTTTCCGTCTCCACGTTGTTCAGCGGGATGACGATCTGCGTGTCGTCCGGCTCCGCTCTAACCGTCCCGGAGAAGGGCCGCAGGGGGCAGCTGTTCGTCCCTGAGGGGGAGGAAATCCTCCAGAACAGATCCTTCATCTTCTTGCGGAACTCCCGGCGCATGAGGCAGTACAGCACCGGGTTCAGGCAGCTGTTGGTGTGCGCGAGGCACACTGTCACCGGGTGCACGTACGTGTGCACCATGTAGTACGCTTTATCCCAGTTGACCACATTAAACTTGACCAGCACGCCCCAGAAGGTGATGGCGTGGTTTGGCATCCAGCagatgaagaaggagaggaCCACGATGGTGACGGAGCGCGTGACTCTGGACCTCCGCTTCACCTGGTTGTTGTTCATGCTGCGCAGGCGCACGAAACGCAGAAGCAGCAGGTAGCACACAGTAACGATCAGCATGGGGAACACGAAAGCCACCAGGATCTTCTGGAGATGGTACAGCGCGAGCCACGACTGTCCGTCCGGGAAGCCGAGCAGGCACAGCCTCTCCCCGGCCACGCTCTTCACCGTGGAGAAGATGGCTGTGGGCAGAGTAGCCACCGTGGCGGACACCCACAACCCCGCGATCACCCAACGTACCGGACACACCCGCCTCCGGGTCCGGTCCTTCAGCGCAGAGGCCACCGACCAGTACCTGGTGACGCTCATAGCGGTGAGGAAGAAAACAGAGGCGTACATGTTCATCACCGTAACCGACAGGATGATCTTACACATGGCGTTTCCAAACGGCCAGCTAAAGTCCAGAGCCGTGTCCACAGCCCAGAACGGCAACGTCAGCACGAACTGGAAGTCCGTGACGGCCAGGTTCAGGATGAATAGGTTGATGCTGGAGCGCTTCTTTCTGCCCCTGCGCCCCTTCATCAGAAAGAGGACCAGCAGGTTCCCGACCAGCCCGGCGGCGCACACCACCGAGTACACAATGGAGATGAGGATGCGCAGCGTTGGGGAGCCGTCCGCCGGGAAGTCGATGTCATCCAAGCTGCTGAACCGGTCCTGCTCGGCGCTGGACCGGTTCAAAGAGGACGTACTGTTGTGGTTCCATAGCTCCGCCATCCTCTCCGGTAATAGACCCGAACAGAGTCTCGTAGGGCGCATCACCTCGTGCGCTCCCGGAGAAGAGAAGCTTCCAGGCGCGCACAGTCTCCGCAGCTCATGGTAACTCCGCGGTGTGGAGCGCTTAACGGACCGGAGCGGCTCTCTCCTCCGCCGCTTACTGATTCACTGATCAGCCCCGTGCGCGCGCAGCTCACTTTATGTACTGCTGGTGCCCGAGGAGGCGCGTGTCCGACAGGGGGCTGGCATGTCATCAGAGGGGGAAACTACAGCAGAGACCAGAGGAGAACTGAGTGACAGGGGGCAGGGCCGGGAACAGGGACACAAGGACCAGGGGGAGATCTAGaggcccccctccccttttgcctttttctcgACTTCAgttctgactttgttttttcttttactgcagcagctttatgtgttatgtttgtattgtttgatGAAGgtatagattttttttgcctttattagacgggacagctaaagagagacaggaaatgttgggaggagagagcgagggaacGACATGCATCAAAAAGgccagaggtcggattcaaacccacggccgctatgatgaggactatagcctctgaacatggggcatgcaacataaccgctagacTATTAGTGTCCCAAATGTATAGATATTTTAATCAGAAATAGGGAGAAAAGCTTGACATTCAGATCTTTAAATTAATCTGCAAAatattaaatagaaataaaaatgaaatatttctgcatgaACAACAGTATGGGATTCACTTTTACACAATCTAGTTCTCtacactaggcccagttgtccCGAACTGTACTGAAGcatgattgccccccccccccatccccagTTGTCCCGGTTACTCACTAATCCGACAAACTGGACCTTAGGGGTGAAGCGTTTTGAGGCACAGTACTGATTGGGAGTGCGTCCTAAATAAATCGTTACAAGTCATAGTTGATCTTTAGTTAAACTTAATCAAGTTCAGCCAACCGCCTCATGTAATGGGTAAAAACATCTATCAGCCGTTAAGAGGATGAAAAATTAGAGTGTGATATTTAAATAGTTTAAGGAGTGAAGTTAAACAATCACTTAGAGCTAAAAATATCTTGTCCTCCTTCAGAATGTGGATCACCCCGCTGATAACAGAAGCAGAGTCGTACATTAACAGCATTGACTCAGGAAGCGACAATAAGTGAATTACTTACCTGACGCAGGTTCCCTCAGTTAATGGATCCACGGTTCAGCGGCCAGATGGCCCACAGAAACATTTCCCCATCATGCTCCTctctgacacagctgctgtgcATGTGCCATGTTTTACTGATCGCCACAGATTCAACTTCCTGGTGAAGGAGGTCAGAGTTCAGAGACATGTCAGATGTTTAACACACAGCACATTAAACGGCTGCAAAAAACACCAAAtcagtcaaataaaacacactgcagctccttgagtgtccactagaggacTAGGCAATAATTGGGGTTTCCACTTTTAAAAGTTGGGAATGGCAGAATAACAGATCCGTACCATCCTCCTTTTTGTTTACTCTTCTGTTGATGTGCCAAGTGTATCGATCTCACCCTAAAGGGTGGAGctacacacactgcagtcctttgattggtcgaaagaatcatcacttcctgtgtgacagTATTAGTAAAGGACAACCACAAAACAagccatgtttaaatattttgaggGAGTCATCTCAAGGCTGTTTTTCGATTT includes:
- the rxfp3.3b gene encoding relaxin-3 receptor 1 — its product is MRPTRLCSGLLPERMAELWNHNSTSSLNRSSAEQDRFSSLDDIDFPADGSPTLRILISIVYSVVCAAGLVGNLLVLFLMKGRRGRKKRSSINLFILNLAVTDFQFVLTLPFWAVDTALDFSWPFGNAMCKIILSVTVMNMYASVFFLTAMSVTRYWSVASALKDRTRRRVCPVRWVIAGLWVSATVATLPTAIFSTVKSVAGERLCLLGFPDGQSWLALYHLQKILVAFVFPMLIVTVCYLLLLRFVRLRSMNNNQVKRRSRVTRSVTIVVLSFFICWMPNHAITFWGVLVKFNVVNWDKAYYMVHTYVHPVTVCLAHTNSCLNPVLYCLMRREFRKKMKDLFWRISSPSGTNSCPLRPFSGTVRAEPDDTQIVIPLNNVETENYRLSVLTDHGDTETLQG